TATCCGGACCTTCCGGCAAACCGAATTTCATGCCGAGACATCTCCGAAGACGGGCCGCCTGCGCTCGCGCCAGCCTTGCAGCGCCGCGATGACGCGCTGGCGCAGACCGAACCAGAAGCGGTCCCAGCCGGTCGGGTTCGAAACCACGTCAGCCTGATAGAAGGACGGGCAGAGCACAGCGGCGTCCGCCACCTCGCCGCAATTGCCGCAGCCGACGCAATTCTCGTCGATCGCCGCCACCGGGTCGTCGCGCAGCGGATCGTCGAGATGCTTGACCGTCAGCGACGGACAGCCGGACAGGCGCATGCAGGCGTGATCGCCGGTGCAGACGTCTTCGTCGACGCCGAATTTGGTCTTGACCATGCGCTTGCCGTCGGCGATCGCCTTTTTCTTCAGCGGCGCCTCGCGGCGCTGGCGATTGAGCATGCATTCGGACGAGGCGACGATGACCTTCGGTCCCTTCTCCTCCGTCGTCAGTGCCTCCTTCAGCGCCTCGCGCATGGCGCCGACATCGTAGGTGCGCTCGATGTGACGCACCCATTTCACGCCCATGCCCTTGATGGCATCGGTGATCGGATGCTTGGTCGACTTCGTGCGGTTGGAGGCGCGTGACGACAGGATGTCCTGCCCGCCGGTCGCCGCCGAATAATAATTGTCCACCACCACGATGACGCCGTCGTTCTTGTTGAACACGGCATTGCCGATCGAAGACGTCAGGCCATTGTGCCAGAAGCCGCCGTCGCCGACGAAGGAGATGGAGCGGCGCTTGGCGTCGGGCGAATTGAAGGCCGACGCCGAAGCGGGCCCCAGACCATAACCCATCGTCGTTGCCCCCAATTCGAAAGGCGGCATGATCGAGAACAGGTGGCAGCCGATGTCGGAGGCGATGTGATGCTTGCCAAGCTCCTGCTCGGCAAGCTTGGTGGCGGCGAAGATCGGCCGCTCGGGACAGCCGATGCAGAAGCCCGGCGGGCGCATCGGCACTGTCTTGGCGAGATCGTCGAAGATCGGCGGCGCCGGCACGTTGGGCGCGCGGATTTCCGGCGCCAGCATGTCGCCGGCGTGCTTGCGCATGAAGGCACCGATGCCCGACAACATGACGTCGCCGGAATATTCGCCGGCCATCGGCAAAACACCCTTGCCTTCCAGCTTCACCGTGGCGCCGGCCTTGTAGAGCATCGAGCCCAGCGCCTGCTCGATATAGTCGGGCTGGCCCTCCTCGACGATCAGCACCGCGTCCTTGTCGGCGCAGAAGGCGGTGAGGTCGTCCTCGACCAGCGGATAGGTGACGTTGAGCACATGCAGCGGCACTTCCGTCTCGCCATAGACGTCGGCGAGGCCGAGCCGCTGCAGCGCGCGGATGACACCGTTGTACATGCCGCCCTGCATGACGATGCCGACTTTGCCGGAACCGCCAAAAGTCTCGTTCAACCTGTGGCGCTTGACGTAGTCGATCGCCGCCGGCAGGCGTTTGGAGATCTTTTCCTTCTCATGCAGGAAAGAGGCTGGCGGCAGCACGATGCGCTGGGTGTCGCGGCGCGGATTGTCCAGCGCGTCGGCGACCGTCATGGCGGGCCGGACATTGTCCTTAGCCGTGAAGGAACCATGCACGTGGCAGCAGCGGATGCGCACCTGCAGCATGACCGGCGTGTTGGAGGCTTCCGACAGTTCGA
The genomic region above belongs to Mesorhizobium terrae and contains:
- a CDS encoding indolepyruvate ferredoxin oxidoreductase subunit alpha; amino-acid sequence: MAERSFAKEVQKLKLGGGEEFTGEGILAITKALLQCGVGYVGGYQGAPISHLMDVLADAQEILGELGVHFEASASEATATAMLAASVHYPIRGAATFKSTVGTNVASDALANLASGGVTGGALIIVGEDYGEGSSIMQERSHAFAMKSQVWLLDPRPNLPSIVAAVEHGFELSEASNTPVMLQVRIRCCHVHGSFTAKDNVRPAMTVADALDNPRRDTQRIVLPPASFLHEKEKISKRLPAAIDYVKRHRLNETFGGSGKVGIVMQGGMYNGVIRALQRLGLADVYGETEVPLHVLNVTYPLVEDDLTAFCADKDAVLIVEEGQPDYIEQALGSMLYKAGATVKLEGKGVLPMAGEYSGDVMLSGIGAFMRKHAGDMLAPEIRAPNVPAPPIFDDLAKTVPMRPPGFCIGCPERPIFAATKLAEQELGKHHIASDIGCHLFSIMPPFELGATTMGYGLGPASASAFNSPDAKRRSISFVGDGGFWHNGLTSSIGNAVFNKNDGVIVVVDNYYSAATGGQDILSSRASNRTKSTKHPITDAIKGMGVKWVRHIERTYDVGAMREALKEALTTEEKGPKVIVASSECMLNRQRREAPLKKKAIADGKRMVKTKFGVDEDVCTGDHACMRLSGCPSLTVKHLDDPLRDDPVAAIDENCVGCGNCGEVADAAVLCPSFYQADVVSNPTGWDRFWFGLRQRVIAALQGWRERRRPVFGDVSA